The Gemmatimonadaceae bacterium genome contains the following window.
GTGTCGTTGCCCGTGGTGTAGCGCCAGCGCTCGGCGCCCGTGCGCGCGTCGAGCGCGTAGAGATTGCGGTCCCAGCTGCCGATGTACACGGTACCCTGGTGCACGGCCGGCGTGGCGTGGATGACATCGCCGGCAGCGAACTTCCAGCGCAGCGCGCCGGTCGAGGCGTCGAGCGCGTAGACGTGCTGGTCGCCACTGCCGATGTAGAGCACGCCGTCGACGATGGTGGGCGAACTCAGGAACACGTCGAAGGGATCGGGCATCCGCTCCGTGCGCGGGATGGCGCCGTGGATGCCGGGCGCGGTGAATCGCCGCTCGCCCTGGGTCTGAAAGCGCCAGCGCTGCGTGCCGGCCACGGCGTCGATGCCGTACACATTGCCATCGAGCGAACTCACGAAGACGAGCCCGTCGTGTACCGCGGGGCTCGATGCCACCGGGCCGCGTGTGGCGAATCGCCAGCGCTGTTCGCCGCTGGCCTTGTTGATGGCATAGACGAAGCCATCGCCGCTGCCGATGTAGACGGTCTCGCCGGAGACGGCCGGCGACGACAGGATGTGGGCGCCGGTCTTGAAGCGCCAGGCGACCGTGCTGAGCGCTGGGGCCGGCGAATCATAGATGCCGGTGTGCGCCGGGTTGCCGCGGAACATCGTGGGCTGCGCCGCGAGCAGGACAGGGACGGCGAGCAGGGGAGCGATCGGGAGGAGGAGTCGCATTCCTAATTGAGTGGCTGGGGACTCAGGTTTGACCGAACCGGCCCGCCGAGGGTTTCCCGGGGCGAGGCAACGCTGAGCGACGACGCGGTGACCAAATCCTCGTAGCTTTCGCCCAGTCCCACTCATCTACGGAACCGAGACATGCGACGTTTCCCCTCTCCATTTGCCTGCGGGCTGGTCGTGCTCGCCGCCAGCGCTCTTAGTGCGACAGGAACCCAGGCCCAACAGGGCGTCCGCAGCCTGCCTGCGCCCGACAAGACCTTCGAGGAGCCGTTCAGCAGCATCGGAGCGGGCGCCTTGTACGAAAAGGCCGACGGCCGGGTGATTGTCGCCGACCCTCGCGACAAGATCATCTCGCTGGTTGACCTGCTGCGCGGCAGCAGCCAGTCGATTGGCCGGGAGGGTAGCGGTCCCGGCGAGTTCGGCATGCCGCTGCGCGTCTTCGGCGCCCCGGGCGACACCGCCTTCGTCTTCGATCCACTCAACTCGCGCTATCTCGTCATCGCGCCGGACGGCAAGCCGTCTGACTCGTTCCGCGTGGAGATCGAGTCGGGATCGTCGGCACCGGGTGGCATCCGCATTGGCGGGATGTCGATGGCCCGTACGTCCGATGCGCGCGGTCGTCTCTACACGGAGGCGCCGAGCATCACGATGGGACCGAACGGCCCGCAGGGCGCGGACTCCACGGCGCTTGTGCGCTACGACCGCGGCACGAAGCGGCTGGACACCTTGGGTTATGTGGCCGTGGTGAAGCCCGAGGTCAGCGGCGGCGGCGGTGGTGGCGGCGGGAACGTCAGCATCCGCATCGGCGGCGGAAACCCACTATCGCCGCGCGACGAGTGGGCGGTCTTCCCCGACGGCCGCGTGGGCATCGTGCGGCACAACCCGTTCCGCGTGGAGTTCGTGATGCCGGACGGCAAGAAGGTGTCGCCGGCGCCGTTCCGCTACACGCCGGTCCGCATGACGGCCGCCGACCGTCGCGAGGAGGAGCGCCTCCGTGAGGTGACGCGCCAAAACTCGATGATGATGTCGGTGACGAACGAGAACGGCCGCACGAGCCGTTCCGCGCAGATTGGACCCGGTGCCAACGCTCCGCCGCTTCCCCCGCTCGACAATTGGCCGGAGTTCAAGCCGCCGTTCCGTCCGGGCCAGGCCAGCGTGTGGGCGCGTCCGAACGGCGAGCTCTGGATCCGCCGCCTCGAGGCCGCCGGTGCCAAGGGCACGCTATATGATGTCGTGAACCCGGCCGGCGCGGTCATCATGCAGGTCCGCCTCCCGGAGGGCGTGACGCTCGTGGGTTTCGGCAAGAACACGGTCTATACGACCACGACCGACGAGGACGGGCTCGTGTACCTGCGTCGCCACACGATCGGCGAGACGCCGTTGCGCGGCTAAGGTTGGTGTTCGTCAGCGAGTGACAGTCCGCGGGGCGTCGGGCAGAACCAGGCTCGGCGCCCTGCTTTCATTAGATGTCGGTGAAGCGTATTGACCGACCGTGAACCGAACGACAGATACGAGCATGCAACGACGATTCCTGCTGGCCCTCGGTACAGCCATTCTGGTCGCCTGTGGTGGCGGCGATGCTGCCGACCCGTCCGTGGTGCGCGCCGATTCTGCTGGCGTGCGGCTCATTACGTCGACGGGACCCGACAAGCCGCTGGGTTGGAAGTTCGATACCGTGGGCGTGCTGCGGGATTCGGTTGGTGAGCCGTGGCTGTTTACGAATGTGAGCACGAGTGATGTGCTCACCGACCGCGCGGGTCGCGTGTACGTGCTCGAACGCGAGCCGGCGGTGCGTCGTTTTGGGCGCGATGGAAAGTATGAACGTTCGTTCGGTCGGCGCGGCGGAGCGCCGGGGGAGATGCAGCTTCCCTTCCTGATGCGGCAGCAGGGGGATTCAATCGCCGTGCTGGATCTGGCTCGGCAGGCCATCGTCCGCTGGGATCCGGAGTTTGAGCCCATCAGCGACATTCGGTTGGATGGCGCGTTTGCCGACGTCAGGGACTTCAGCTTCCGGCCCGGCGGCGTCTGGTTGCTTCGTCAGTACCAGGCCGACTCGGCCACGGTGAACAGCTTCCATCTCGATTCGGGTAGCACCTCGCCCTCGTTCAAGATTTCGCGTCCGACCCCGAGGATGGTCCAGGTGTCTTGTTCGGGCGGCTTGAACTTCAGCGCGCCGTTTCCCCCGTTCTTCTCGCCCGCCATCCAGTTCGACGCATCAGGTGGCCGCGTGCTCGTAAACGTCGGGCCAGGCTATGACCTGCAATTGATTGAGGGCACGCGCCACATTGCGCGTATCCGCCGCGATCTCGTGCCGCGAGCACCAACCGTCGACGATGTACGCGCGCAGTTCCCGGATGGCATGAAGATCCAGTTCGGCGGCAGTGCCGCGTGCACACTGGATCTCGAAGCGCTCATCGCGTCGGCAGGCATCGCTGAGTGGCTTCCGTTCGTGACGGGAGTCGCCCTGCTCTCCGATGGCACGATGTGGGTGAAGCGCTCGGGCAACGCCAAGCCCGTTGTTCTCGATGTGTTCGACTCCGACGGATCCTACGCCGGCACCCTCACGGGCCACAGCCTGCCCGTCGGCCGCCTGCCCACCGGCGAGGTGCTGTTTCCTGTCGACGACGAGGACTCCGGCGGCGTCGTGATCGCCCGCGTACAGATCAGCAAGTGACCTAGGCCGGGATAGCAACCCTCCGCTGGCGCGGAGGGTCAAACGGGGCGCAGCTTCAGGGGCGTCGCGACTGATGTCTCCACCATTTCCTGATTCCCAGAACCCACTCGCATCGCCATGAAGGCCCTTCGACTTCGCCATAGCCTGCTGTTGCTCGCGACCCTCGCCGTCGCCACCGCCTGCAAGAAGGACGGCGATGCCGCCGCCGCGGATGCCGCTGCGGCCGACTCCACCGCCGCGAACGAAGGCGGCTCGAGCAGCAGCTCAGTGTCGCTGCCGGTCGTCGCTGGTGAAGTCGCCGATGCCGACCTCGTGCTCACCATCAACACCACGGGCCAGGTTCGCTCGGACGCCGAAGGACGTATTCGCGCCGAAGTGGCTGGCACCGTCGAACGCGTGATGGCGCGGCCCGGACAGCGCGTGCAGAAGGGCACGCCGCTCGTGCAGCTCGACCCGCGCCCGTTCGACCTGGATCTCGCGGAAGCCGAGGTCGCACTGAAGGTCTCGCAGCAGCAGTACGAGGATCTCTACCGCCCCGACTCGGCGGCCACGGGCGTGATGCCCTCGCAAGTGCGTCTCGATGCTTTCGTGATTCGCTCCGGTCTGGCAGCCGCACGCGTGCGCCTGGACCGCGCAAAGCTCGCCCGCGAGCGCGCGACTATCGTCGCGCCGTTCTCCGGCACCATCGATCGCATCAATACGGTGGCCGGTGACCGCGTGAACGCCGGTCAGGAACTCGGGCAGATCGTCGACCTGCAGAACCTGCGCATCGAGGCGGCGGTACTGGAGCACGACCTGCCGTTGATCCGCGTGGGTGGTGAGGCGGCCATCACCAGCGCCGCGATTCCCGGCGAGGTGATTGCCGGATCCGTGGCGGCAATCCTGCCGATGGTGGACAGCACCACACGCGCCGGTCGCGCCTTCGTGCGCGCGTCGGGCACCGGTGGCAAGCTGCGGCCCGGGATGTACGCCGACGTGCGACTCGAGGCGCAGCGCCTGGAGAACCGCCGCGTCGTGCCGGCCCGCGCGATCATCGAGCGCGACGGGCGCCCGCTGGTCTTCGTGGTGAAGGACGGTCGCGCGCAATGGACCTACGTGCTGCCCGGCCGCAGCAACGGCCGCGAGACGGAGATCCTGCCGGACTCGGTGAGCGGCATCATCCCGGTGAATCCGGGTGACCAGGTGATTGTCGAAGGACACCTCACGCTGACGCACGATGCGCCGGTGCGGGTCGTGGCGGCGCGCGAGCGCACGCCCGGCGGCAACTAAGCGCCGGACCAGGACACCATGTCGCTCGTCTCCAGCGCCGTCCGTCGTCCAGTGACGACGGTGGCCGCCACCCTGGCCATCGTCTTGCTCGGCAGCGTCTCGCTCACGCGCCTGCCCGTCACGCTGCTGCCCGACGTGACGCTGCCCGTGCTCACGGTGCGCACCACGTACGCAGGCGCGGCCGCCGAGGAAGTCTCGCGATTCGTCGCGGAGCCGATCGAGGCAACCGTGGCGGCTACGCCGGGCCTCGTGGAGCTGCGCTCCGTGAGCCGCAACGGTGAGGCCGTGACCACGATGCGCTTTGCGTGGGGCACGGACATGCCCACGACCATCCTCACGGTGCGCGAGAGACTGGACCAGGCCCGCGCACGGCTGCCCGAGGGCGCGGCGCGTCCGACGCTGCTCACTAGCGACCCGGGTGAGCGCCCGATCGCCGTCATCGGTCTCACCGGCCTCAACGACCTGCGGCTCCTCGGCCGCACGGCCAACGACGTGCACGCGCGACGCCTTGAGCAGATCAGCGGTGTGGCGTCGGTCGCCGTGGTCGGCGCGCCGGAGGACGAGATCCGCATCGAGGTGGATCCAGAGCGCATGCGTGCGCTGGGGCTATCCACCAATGATGTGGCTACCGCGGTGCAGGCGGCCAATGCGAACGGCGCGGGCGGCACGATTCGCCGCGGCCAGTTCCGCTTCTCGGTGCGGGCGCTGACGGAATTTCGGCAGCTCGACGAAATCGCCGAGACGCCGGTCGGACCGGCGACGGCGAACCTGCGCCTGCGTGACGTGGCGACGATCACGAGCACGTTGGCCGAGCCACGCACGCTCACGCGGCTGGACGGCGGTGCGGCCGTTGGGCTCGTGGTCTACAAGGACGCGGGCTCGAACACGGTCTCGGTGACCAAGGACCTGCGCGAGGTCATCGACCTGCTGCAGGGCGAGTTCCCCGACATCCGCATGCACGTGGTGGCCGCGCAGGCCGACTTCGTGGTGGACGCGCTGTCGAACCTCGGGCAGGAGATCTTCATCGGCGGCGCGATGGCGCTGATCATGATCCTCGTGTTCCTGCGGCACGTGCGCTCGTCGGTCGCCATCGGCGTCATCCTGCCGCTCTCGGTGATGATGGCGCTGGTGTTCCTGCAGCTCTTCGACGTGACGGTGAACGTGCTCTCGCTGGGTGGTCTCGCGCTCGGCGTGGGCCTGCTCGTGGACAACGCGATCGTCGTGGCGGATGCGGCAGGGAGAAAGGTTGCCGACTCGGACCTTCCGATGGACGAGGCGGCGATGGTCGCCACCGAGGAGGTGGCGGGGCCGCTGATTGCCGGCACGCTCACGACGCTGCTCGTCTTCGGTCCGATCATCTTCGTGAAGGGTCTCGCGGCCGCGCTGTTCCGCGACCTCTCGCTGGCGGTGGTGCTGTCGACTGGCGGCTCGCTCATCCTCGCGCTCACGCTGATGCCGGTGATGATCGTGGGCCGTCGCAAGAACGCAGCGAAGGCCCACGAGAAGGCTACGCGCGAACCCGGCCCGATGGAGAAGCGGCTGCTCGACATCGGCGAACGCTTCGCCCACGTCTACGAGCAAGGGATGGAGTGGTCGCTCTCGCATCCGCGCGCGATGGGGATGGCGGGGCTGGCGATGGTCGGTGTGATGGTGATCTCGATGTGGCGGATGCCGAAGGAGATCCTGCCGCAGGTGGACGAGGGAATGGTCGTCGCCGCGCTGGCGCTGCCGGAGGGCACGGCCATTGAGGAGACGGTCCGCCAGGCGAGCCGCATCGAGGCAGCAGCCAAGGCGCTGGGTTCGATTGGCATCTACTCACGCGTCGGCATCGCCACGGACGAGGAAGTGCTCTCTGGCGCCGAGCCGGGAACGTCGGCGACGGGTCAGCTCCTTGTGCCTGTTCCCGACGGCATGGCCGCGGCGGACTTCGCACAACGGCTGCGCAACGCCGTCCCTGACCTCGCCGACGCCGGCCTGCTGGCGCTGGACTTGGCCGGTCAGTCCGAGTTCGGCTCGCTGATCGGCCGCGAAGGCCGCCTGGTGCGCGTCGAGGTGAGCGCGCGCACGCTGGCCGAGTCGCAGGTCTGGGCGGATTCCGTGCGCCGGCAGATGTCGCAGCTCACGACGCTGAGCGATGTGCGCGACGCCTACAGCAGCACGCAGCCGCAGATCGAAGTCTCGCTGGAGCGCACGCGGCTGGCAGAGCGTGGGATCGGTGTGCAGGCCGTGCTGCGCGCGCTGCAGGGTGGCCTGGGTGGCGTGGATGCCAGCGAGCTGCGCGAGACCGATCGCCGCACGCCGATCCGCGTGCGCTACGCGGGCAATGCCAACGAGGATCTGCAGGTGGCCTTGGCCACGCCCGTGAACGGCGTGCCGCTCAGCCAACTGGTCACCTATAAGGAAGTGCGTGCGCCGATCGAGGTCGTGCGCGTGAACCAGCGGCCGGTGAGCATCGTTGAAGGACTTATCGAGGAGGGCGGTACGTCGCGCGCCACGAAGGATGTGCAGACCCTGCTCGCGGGCTTCACGCCGCCGGCGGGGCTGACGTGGACGGTGACCGGCGCCGACGTGGAGCAGCGTCGCACGACCGAGCAGTTGGCCTTGGTGGCCATTCTCTCGGTCGCGCTGGTGTTCCTCGTGCTGGCTGGCGAGTTCGCGTCGTTCACCATCCCGATGGTGGTGATGATCACGGTGCCGCTCGCGGCCGCTGGCGGCCTGGTGTTCCTCTGGGTCACGGGGCAGAGCATCAATGCGGTGTCGTTGATCGGCATCGTCGTGATGATCGGTATGGCCGACAACGAGGCCGTCGTGAAGCTCGACGCCATCCGGCGCTTCCGCGAGGAAGGGCATTCGGTGCACGACGCCGTGCTGCTCGGCGGGCGCCAGCGCCTGCGGGCCATCACGATGACATCGTTGACCACCATCTTTGGTGTGCTGCCGCTGGTCTTTGGTATCGGCAGTGGTGGCGCGCTCTACCAGCCACTGGCCGCCGCCGTCATCGGTGGCGCGATCGGGGCACAGTTGGTGACGTTCTTCCTGCTGCCGGTCGCGTACGCGCAGCTGGAGCTCTGGAAGGAGCGGCGTGAGGCGGCCGCGGCTGCGCGTGAGGGCCTCTCCGGCGCCAAGGAAGTGATCGCGTGATTCGCTGGGCGGTGAGCCGACCGGCTGTGGTCTGGGCCGTGGCCGTGAGCATCGTGCTCGGCGGTGCGGTGTCGTTCACGCGGCTGGCCCTGGCCACGCGCACGACGGTTGAGTTGCCGCGGCTGCAGATCGCGGCATCGTGGCAGGGTGCGTCCGCAGAGCTCGTCGAGATGTACATCTCGTCGCCGATTGAGGCCGCGGTGCAGGGGGTGCGCGGTGTGCGACGCACGGAGAGCACGTCGACGGACGGCAGCTCGCGGATCACGGCGGAGCTTGACCCTGACGCGAACGTGCAGCTGACTCGGCTGGCGATCCTCGAGCGCATGGAGCTGCTGCGCGCCGATTTTCCGTTGGGATCGTCCCCGCCAGTTGTCGGGAATCTCGTGCCTCAGGACCTGGAGGAACCGCCGCTGCTCCGCGTGACGCTGCGCGGGCCCTACACGCCGGGCGCGTTGCAACGGATTGCCGATGACGTGTTCGTGCCCCGTCTAGGCGCCGTGAGCGGCGTCAGCGCGGTGGCGGTGAACGGCGGCACCGAGTTCGGCGCCAGCGTGTCCTACGATGCTCTGCTTCTCCGCCAACTTGGGGTCGAGCCTCAGGCGCTGGCGACGGCCATTCGCGAGTCGCGCGTCGTCGAGGCGCTCGGCACCGAGCGCCTCGGCGCAAGCAAGCGCGAGGTGGTGCTGCGCGACCAGCCGAACGCGCTCGAAGAGTTGAACGACCTGCCGATCCGCGGCCGCGGTGGCCGTGTGTTCCGGCTCGGAGAACTCGCGGAAGTACGGCCTGAGGAAGACACGCGAGGTGCCTTCTACCGCGTGAACGGCAACACCGCGCTGGCGCTGACCGTGACCCGTGAGGCAGGCTCCGACGCCATCAAGACGGCACAGGGAGTCCGGACCGCGCTGCAGGGGATGACGGACGAGCTGCCAGCGGGACTGCGCTGGCGCATTACGTCGGACGAGTCTGTGGAGCTCGACCGGCAGTTGACCGACCTGATTCGCCGCGGCGCGATTGCCTTCGCCACGGTGACCATCGTCCTGCTGATCGCGCTTCGCAATTGGCGCGCCGTCGCACTCGTGATGGGCTCCGCGGCAATCGCCATTGCCGGCACGGCGCTTGGACTGTTCCTGCTCAAGATCCCAGCGAACATGCTGACGCTGGCCGGTCTCGGGATGGGCATCGGCGTGCTGGTGCAGAACGGCCTGGTGATCGTTGAACGATTGCGCGGCACCGAGGACACACAGGAGGAGCGCGCGGCCGTGGCGCAGCGGATGGTGCCGGCCGTCGTCGGCGCGACGCTCACCACCGCCGTGGTGCTGTTCCCCTTCCTGTACCTGCAGGGCAATGCGCGCGCTGCGTTCTTCCCATTCGCGGCGGCGTTCACGCTGGCCTTGTTCTGCTCCGTGATCTCGGCAGTGGTGATGGTGCCGGCGCTGGCCAAGGGGCACGGGCTCAAGGAAACGCATTGGCCGCGCGCGCAGCGGGTTTACTCGTGGATGGTGAAGAAGACCATCCGCTGGCGCTGGGTGACGCTGGTGCTGGCCTTGGGTGCGATTGGCGGCCTGAGTTGGGTCTTCGTCAAGAAGATCCCGCGCTTCTCCTTCGGTGGATTCGGGCAGCAGCGCAACTTCGTCTCCGTGAGCATCAGCTTCCCGCGTGGTTCTGATCCCGCGAGCCTGGATGCCGCGATGCGCGAGATGGAGAGCGTGGTGATCGGTTGGAACGGCGTCGAGGAAGTGGTCGCGTCGAACCGCGGCTTCTTCGGCGCCGGGATGCGCGTGTCGTTCACGCGTGCGGCCGAGACCACCGCCATTCCCCTTCAGGTGCAGGAGGCGCTCACCGCGCGCGCCGTGTACGTGGGTGGCGCGAGCATCTATGTCAGCGGCCAGGGCCCGGCCTTCAGCTCCGGCGGTGGTGGCGGTTCGAGCAGCAACTTCCGCATTCGCGTGTTGGGTTACTCCTACGCAGCGGTGGCCGAGCTCGCCGAGGACATTCGCTCGCGTCTGGAGAAGATCACGCGCGTGCGGAACGCGCAGGTGACCAGCGGCAGCTTCTTCGGCGGCGAGAAGGCGTTTGCGGTGACGCTGGACCCCGACCGTGACGCCCTCGCGCGCTATGGCGTGACCGCCCAGCAGTTCACCTCTGCGGTGAACCGCGAGGTGCGCGGGCCGGTGGGTGGACAGCGCCTCGAGATCGGCGGCGAGGAGATTCCCGTCAGCGTGAAGGCGAAAGGTGCGCGCGAGCGTTCGCTTGGCGAGCTGCGCGACGCCCTCGTGCCGACGGCGCGCGGCACGCCGGCGCGCATCGCCGACCTCTCACGCGTGGACGAGCAGGAGCAGTTGGCGACCATCACGCGCGAGGACCAGCAGTACCTGCGCATCGTCGCCTACGAGTTTCGCGGGCCCAACCGGCTCGCACAGCGCACGCACGACGCCTTTATGAAGAGCATCAGCGTGCCGCCGGGCTTCACGGTGGAGGACGCGCAGTTCTTCTTCAACACGCGCGACACAAGCCAGAAGGGACTGTGGCTGGTGTTCGCCATCGGCATCACGCTGGTGATCCTCGCCGTGGCGATGGTCTTCGACTCGGCTTGGGGCGCGGCGATGGTGTTCGCGTCGTTGCCCATTGCCTTGGCCGGCGTGATCGCGGCGTTCTGGTGGGCGGACGCGGCGTTCACGCGCGAGGCGGCGGTGGGCGTGATTCTCGTGGTCGGGCTAGCCGTCAACCAGAGCATCCTGCTCGTGGACGCTGCGCTCGAGCGCAAGCGCGCGTCGTCGGCCAACCGCTTGTCGCCGGGTCGCGTGCTGCGGGCCGCGCTGGATCGGTCGGGGATGATCGTGATGGTCACGCTGACGACCATCGCGTCGCTGATCCCGCTCGCCGTGGGCACCAGCGCCACGACCCTGTTCGGCGCCATCGCGTTGGCGACGGCGGGGGGCACGATGGCCGGGACCATCGGAGCGATGCTGATTCTGCCCGCCTTGCTGGCCGGACGGCGACTACACCGCCGCCCGAAGAAGGAGAAGAAGAAGCGGAAGTGGTTCCGGCGCGGCCCGAAGACCGGTCCAGTCGAGGAATCTCCCTTCCCGGCGTAGTATCTTCCGGGCAGGTCATTCCACGCACCGTCATTCCGGAGCTTTGATGCGCATTCGTCTGCTGGGCGCTCTGTCGGCCCTCTTGCTGCTGCCCGCCCTCGTCTCCGCCCAGGAGCACGAGCACGGCGACAACAACCACGCCAAGATGGAGCACCCGGTCACGGTGGTCGTGATCGTGCGCCACGCGGAAAAGGCGGCCGCGCCGGCGAACGACCCGCCGCTCACCGAGACCGGCAAGGCCCGCGCCGAGGCGCTGGTCGCGGCGCTGGCGGGCGCCAAGGTGGGGGCCGTGCTGCACACACCGACGACCCGTACCCGTGACACCGCGATGCCGGTTGCGCGTGCCAACAACATCACGCCCGAGGTGCTGCCCTTGGGCGGCGGGGTCGCGGCGCAC
Protein-coding sequences here:
- a CDS encoding PQQ-binding-like beta-propeller repeat protein — translated: MRLLLPIAPLLAVPVLLAAQPTMFRGNPAHTGIYDSPAPALSTVAWRFKTGAHILSSPAVSGETVYIGSGDGFVYAINKASGEQRWRFATRGPVASSPAVHDGLVFVSSLDGNVYGIDAVAGTQRWRFQTQGERRFTAPGIHGAIPRTERMPDPFDVFLSSPTIVDGVLYIGSGDQHVYALDASTGALRWKFAAGDVIHATPAVHQGTVYIGSWDRNLYALDARTGAERWRYTTGNDTTIYNQIGIASSAAVADGMVFVGGRDGKFHAVDAATGAVRWVHDNRGGWTIGSPALRDGVVYFATSDGTRFKALDARTGAVRFDLQNNAVSFSSPSIAGNRVYYGTSDGFLHAVDLTGGNIVAQFQTDGSRANLAPWVDSTGRFQSGRMYPDRTLDGMVMGMRTMYTVGSILSSPTIVDGVLYVGSTDGTLYAIR
- a CDS encoding efflux RND transporter periplasmic adaptor subunit; the protein is MKALRLRHSLLLLATLAVATACKKDGDAAAADAAAADSTAANEGGSSSSSVSLPVVAGEVADADLVLTINTTGQVRSDAEGRIRAEVAGTVERVMARPGQRVQKGTPLVQLDPRPFDLDLAEAEVALKVSQQQYEDLYRPDSAATGVMPSQVRLDAFVIRSGLAAARVRLDRAKLARERATIVAPFSGTIDRINTVAGDRVNAGQELGQIVDLQNLRIEAAVLEHDLPLIRVGGEAAITSAAIPGEVIAGSVAAILPMVDSTTRAGRAFVRASGTGGKLRPGMYADVRLEAQRLENRRVVPARAIIERDGRPLVFVVKDGRAQWTYVLPGRSNGRETEILPDSVSGIIPVNPGDQVIVEGHLTLTHDAPVRVVAARERTPGGN
- a CDS encoding efflux RND transporter permease subunit, translated to MSLVSSAVRRPVTTVAATLAIVLLGSVSLTRLPVTLLPDVTLPVLTVRTTYAGAAAEEVSRFVAEPIEATVAATPGLVELRSVSRNGEAVTTMRFAWGTDMPTTILTVRERLDQARARLPEGAARPTLLTSDPGERPIAVIGLTGLNDLRLLGRTANDVHARRLEQISGVASVAVVGAPEDEIRIEVDPERMRALGLSTNDVATAVQAANANGAGGTIRRGQFRFSVRALTEFRQLDEIAETPVGPATANLRLRDVATITSTLAEPRTLTRLDGGAAVGLVVYKDAGSNTVSVTKDLREVIDLLQGEFPDIRMHVVAAQADFVVDALSNLGQEIFIGGAMALIMILVFLRHVRSSVAIGVILPLSVMMALVFLQLFDVTVNVLSLGGLALGVGLLVDNAIVVADAAGRKVADSDLPMDEAAMVATEEVAGPLIAGTLTTLLVFGPIIFVKGLAAALFRDLSLAVVLSTGGSLILALTLMPVMIVGRRKNAAKAHEKATREPGPMEKRLLDIGERFAHVYEQGMEWSLSHPRAMGMAGLAMVGVMVISMWRMPKEILPQVDEGMVVAALALPEGTAIEETVRQASRIEAAAKALGSIGIYSRVGIATDEEVLSGAEPGTSATGQLLVPVPDGMAAADFAQRLRNAVPDLADAGLLALDLAGQSEFGSLIGREGRLVRVEVSARTLAESQVWADSVRRQMSQLTTLSDVRDAYSSTQPQIEVSLERTRLAERGIGVQAVLRALQGGLGGVDASELRETDRRTPIRVRYAGNANEDLQVALATPVNGVPLSQLVTYKEVRAPIEVVRVNQRPVSIVEGLIEEGGTSRATKDVQTLLAGFTPPAGLTWTVTGADVEQRRTTEQLALVAILSVALVFLVLAGEFASFTIPMVVMITVPLAAAGGLVFLWVTGQSINAVSLIGIVVMIGMADNEAVVKLDAIRRFREEGHSVHDAVLLGGRQRLRAITMTSLTTIFGVLPLVFGIGSGGALYQPLAAAVIGGAIGAQLVTFFLLPVAYAQLELWKERREAAAAAREGLSGAKEVIA
- a CDS encoding efflux RND transporter permease subunit, yielding MSRPAVVWAVAVSIVLGGAVSFTRLALATRTTVELPRLQIAASWQGASAELVEMYISSPIEAAVQGVRGVRRTESTSTDGSSRITAELDPDANVQLTRLAILERMELLRADFPLGSSPPVVGNLVPQDLEEPPLLRVTLRGPYTPGALQRIADDVFVPRLGAVSGVSAVAVNGGTEFGASVSYDALLLRQLGVEPQALATAIRESRVVEALGTERLGASKREVVLRDQPNALEELNDLPIRGRGGRVFRLGELAEVRPEEDTRGAFYRVNGNTALALTVTREAGSDAIKTAQGVRTALQGMTDELPAGLRWRITSDESVELDRQLTDLIRRGAIAFATVTIVLLIALRNWRAVALVMGSAAIAIAGTALGLFLLKIPANMLTLAGLGMGIGVLVQNGLVIVERLRGTEDTQEERAAVAQRMVPAVVGATLTTAVVLFPFLYLQGNARAAFFPFAAAFTLALFCSVISAVVMVPALAKGHGLKETHWPRAQRVYSWMVKKTIRWRWVTLVLALGAIGGLSWVFVKKIPRFSFGGFGQQRNFVSVSISFPRGSDPASLDAAMREMESVVIGWNGVEEVVASNRGFFGAGMRVSFTRAAETTAIPLQVQEALTARAVYVGGASIYVSGQGPAFSSGGGGGSSSNFRIRVLGYSYAAVAELAEDIRSRLEKITRVRNAQVTSGSFFGGEKAFAVTLDPDRDALARYGVTAQQFTSAVNREVRGPVGGQRLEIGGEEIPVSVKAKGARERSLGELRDALVPTARGTPARIADLSRVDEQEQLATITREDQQYLRIVAYEFRGPNRLAQRTHDAFMKSISVPPGFTVEDAQFFFNTRDTSQKGLWLVFAIGITLVILAVAMVFDSAWGAAMVFASLPIALAGVIAAFWWADAAFTREAAVGVILVVGLAVNQSILLVDAALERKRASSANRLSPGRVLRAALDRSGMIVMVTLTTIASLIPLAVGTSATTLFGAIALATAGGTMAGTIGAMLILPALLAGRRLHRRPKKEKKKRKWFRRGPKTGPVEESPFPA
- a CDS encoding histidine phosphatase family protein; the encoded protein is MRIRLLGALSALLLLPALVSAQEHEHGDNNHAKMEHPVTVVVIVRHAEKAAAPANDPPLTETGKARAEALVAALAGAKVGAVLHTPTTRTRDTAMPVARANNITPEVLPLGGGVAAHAEQVAQAVMKHPGKTVVVVGHSNTVMRYIEALGGPKNADLCDHQYNGIYTLVIAHGETRLVAGQYGPDNPAPTQACPGMAAPARQ